In Terriglobus aquaticus, the genomic window GTGTCCCCAGACCAGCAGGCCCAGCACACCGATCAGCCATGTTGTGCCGATCATCAGGCGATAGCCAATGATGCGGCGTCGCGCGAACGTGCCCAGTAGCATCGTTACCAGCCCCATGCCGGGCAGGATCGCGATGTACACCTCCGGGTGCCCGAAGAACCAGAAGAGGTGAAGCCACAGCAGGGGCGAACCGCCACCCACGCGCTGCTGCACGGCACCGCTAACCCAAGTGAGTGAAGGCACAAAAAAGGCCGTTCCCAGATGCCGGTCGCAGAACAGCATCACGAGTGCGGCCAGGAGCACGCTGAATGCCAGCACGGTCAGCAAGGAAGTCACCAGCCAACTCCATACCGTCAGCGGCATGCGTTCGTAGGTCATGCCTGCGCATCGGCAACGGATCACGGTGACCACCAGGTTCACGGCTCCCAGCGTCGATGCGATGCAGAAGATCGCCAGCGAAAGCAGCCACAGATCCATGCCGGTGGCCTGGCCGGGCCCGGCATCGGGCAGAACACTGAGCGGCGGATAAGCCGACCAACCGCCAATGGGTATGCCGCCCGGCACGAAGAATGCGGCAAGCAGTACCAGCAACGCCAGTGCGGTGAGCCAAAGCGCGACCTTGTTCACCAGCGGCAGCGCCATCGTGCGGCTGCCAAGCTGTTCCGGCAGAACGAGGTTCGCAAAGCCGCTCAGAGGAGCGACAGTGAGCACGAAAAACACCATCAAGGTGCCGTGCATCGTGACCCAGGCCAGGTAGTCTTCGGGCCTGGACACTCCGAGGAACGGCAGCGAGAGCGCGGGCAACACGCGATGAACCCGCATCAGCAGAGATAGGAACGCGCCGATGCCCAGCGCAAACAGCGCGATGCCCAGGTAGCCAAGTCCGATTCTCTGGTGCTCTCGCCAACGCGGCCTGACGACGGTGCCGACGAGATGCCGTGCATCGCTCAGGGTAGAAGCCGTTGCGGCGCTCTGCGTCTCGCGGTTCATGGACGCTGCTCCCGCACCCAGGTATCGAACTCCGCGGCCGGCAGAACCCGAACCACAGCCTGCATGCGGTAGTGGCCGAGGCCACAAACCTGCGTGCAGAGGATGGAATACTCGCCCGGGATCGACGGCGTGAAGTGGATGTGGAAGACCTGCCCGGGCAGGGCATTCTGCTTGATGCGCAAAGCTGGAATGCTGAAGCCGTGGATCACGTCCAGCGCACGCAGGCGTAGGTCGACTTCGCGCCCTGCCGGCAGTACCAGCGCGCTGCGAACGAAGTCGTCGCGACCTCGTTCATCCGCCGGATCGATGCCGGCCGGATTGCCTTCCCCGGGCGCGACGAGGCGCAGGTTGGTCGAGCCAAACGCGGCGTCCTTGCCGGGGTAACGGAAGTACCACGCAAACTGCATGCCGATGGCTTCCACCTGCATCGCGGCGGGATCGGCGCCGCCGTAGCGCATTGCCGCCCAGAGCCGCTCCGAGTGCCACGCCAGGGCAAAGAACAGAGCGGTGAAGGCAGCGATGGGCACGTACTCCAGGCGCCATCGCTTATGCCCCAGCGGCTGCGGCCCGCGACGTAGCAGAATACCTGCCACCAGCAGTGCCTGCGCCAGCACGCATAGCGCGGCGAAAATGGCGAGGTTGAGTCTCATCTGGCCGTCGAGTGCGGCGCCGTGAAGGGCGGCGTTCGCGGGCATGTGCCAGTGAAACTGCATCGTCAGAGCTCCCGCCGGTGCTCCAGCGCGCGGCTCATCGTGATCTCGTCGGCGTATTCAATGTCGCTGCCTGCGGGAACGCCGGTCGCGATGCGAGTGATCCTGATTGGGTGTTCGCGGCTCTGGGCGCGATGCAGTTCGTTTGCCAGCCAATGCGAAGTGGCTTCGCCCTCCACCGTTGGCGAGAGTGCAAGAATTGCTTCATCGATCTCCGCCAACCTGTTGAAGAGATTAGCCGTCCGCAGTTGCTCGGGTCCAATCCCATTCAGCGGCGAGAGCGTTCCGTGCAGCACGTGATACACGCCGTTGAAGCCGCGTGTCTTCTCAATGGCGGCGATGTTGGTCGGCTCCTCGACAACGCACACCGTGCGATGAGAGCGCGTGGGCGATGCGCAGTAGATACACGGATCGACGTCGGTGACGTTGTTGCACACCGAGCAGAGCCGGAGTTGCGCTTTCAGCGCGCGGATCGCGTTTGAGAGCGCTTCCGCGTCGGACTCGGGCGAGCGCAGAATGTGAAACGCGAGCCGCTGGGCCGACTTGGCGCCCACGCCTGGCAGCTTGCGCAGCTCGTCAATGAGCCGAGCCATCGGTTGTGCGAAACGTTCCACCGCTTTCAGCTTACTGCGGCGTTGCCGTGGCGCTCCGCTTACCGGCTGCGGCACCCGCAGAGACCAGCAGGCCGAGACCCGGCTTGAGCTGTTTTGCGTCAGTTCCGGCCGGCGACCACGTGTTCGCTATAGCTTGGGCAAGCTTGGCGATGGTGACTTCGCCTTCGTTGTCGACGCTCCAGCCCTGATCTTCGTTGTCGTAGGTGTAGATCGCCATAACGATCGGGCCGGTTTTTGCCGCGACGATGGCGACGTCGGAGCGGGTCGCGTTCAGCGAGCCAGTTTTGCTGGCGATCGCGGAACCTTCTTCGGAGGAGTCCACGCCTTCCAGGTAGCGCGGAACGGTCTCTCGGTAGAACTGGTTTCGCAACATGTCGAGGCCGACGGCGCAGGCCGCCGTTGCTTTCGCAGGATCGATTGTCGGCGTGCCGGGGAGGTTGAGCTGGCAGCGGCCGAGCCGTTCCATCAGGCTGGCGATCTGGCGCGGCGTAGTTTTGCCCAAACCGTACTTCGGCTGATCCGCCGGCATGGGTCCGGTCGCGGGCTTCATCACCTTCTTGTAAAGCCAGGTCTGGTCGAGGCCGAGGGCGAGCATGTCGGCGTCGACCTGTGCCGTTGGGAAGCGGTCGATCATCAGGTTGGTCGCGGTGTTGTCGCTGACGATGACCATCATCGTTGCGACGTCCTTCAGTGTGAGCGTGACCGGCGTGTCGAGGAAGTGCAGAATTCCGGAGCCGGCGACGCCTTCGCCGGGCTGCAGGGTGATCTTGTCGGACCAGTTTGCCTTGCCGAGCGCGACCTGCCGCTCGGCTTCCCAGAGCAGGGCGAGTTTGATGGTGCTGGCGGTCTGGACGACGTGATCGGCGTCGATGGCTGCAGTCTTGCCGGTGTTGAGTTGGATTGCGTAGAGGGCGACTTTGCCGTGGTGCGCGACGGCAATGTCGGCGAGGCGCTCGGGCAGGTCGGCGATCTCTTTCGCCGCGTCGGCCGGCGTTGGGTAGTGAGGTGCCGGCGGCTTTGGGGCGGTTTGGGCGTGGGCGGCTGCGGCGGCGAGGATGGCGCCGAGGGCGATCTGGAGCGGGCGCGGTGTTCTCATCCGAGCAGGTTGTTCAGGTCGAGGCCGCCGAGCATGTCCTGGCTGGCAGATTGCATCTGCTGGTCGGCTTTGCGGCCGGCTTCGTTGATGGCAGCGGTGATGAGGTCTTCGAGCATCTCGACGTCGGAGCCGCTGGCGCTGAGTGCCGTGGGGTCGATCTTGAGGCGAAGGAGTTCTTTGCGGCCGTTGACGCGGGCGGTTACCAGACCGCCGCCGGAGGACGCCTCCGCGACGGTTTGGCTCATTTTCTGTTCCATGCTGGACTGCATCTGCTGTGCCTGTCCGAGCATTTCCTGGAGCTTCGACATGTCCATGGTGCCCCCCTCCGCTTGTTCCGCTAAGTTCTTCTATCTACGAGTGTTCCCATTGAGGGTCGCTGCAAGTTCTTCATCCGGGACAACTTACGCGTAAGTTCCTGTGCACGTTGAACTTGGACGACCAGTCTAAAAACGGGAGAAAGCCTCTATCTCCATTTTAGCGAGCCGCGCCAAATGGTGCGCCAACTATTTGTAATCCGGAAATCATGAGAATTGAGGCGTTTACGTGCACACGCGGGTGCGAAGGGGCTTGACAGCCCGATTGCCAGGTCAGTCTTTGCGAAGGTCGAAGACGTTCGTGATTTCGGCGTTGAACAGACGCTGGGCGGCCTGCACTGTGGGGTGTTCGAGGGCTTTGGCCTGGGCGGAGCCGGTGCGTGGCTTCTTGGGAGCGGCGGTGGCCTTGTTGGCGACGGTGCCGGGAAGGAAGACGAGCTTGAGGCCCGCGCCGCCCTTGTTTGCGATGGCCCCGCGAATGATGGCCTGGGTGTCTGCGCGGAAGATAGTGTTCATCAGCGGCTTGGAAAGCGAGGTCTGAATCTGAACTTCGCCCCTCGTGACGGTCCAGGTGGTCTCTTCGAGCTGTTCGGCGGCCGAGTTCTGCGAGCCGGTGGCGAAGAGGGCTTCGACGGCGGCTGCCTGCAGGGTGCTTGCCTCCGACGAAGGCTCCGCTGTGGCTTGAGCCTCGCGATCCGGCGGTGGTGGCGGTTCGGTGTCGCCGTCCTGCACATTTAGAGCGTCGAGTTCGTAGGAGTCGATGGGCGGGAGGTGAGCGTCGATGCCGGTGGATGGGTCAGGGCCGGTTTTTGCGCCCGGTTGGGCGAGCGGCGGGACGATGCGAGGTCCCGGTCCGACGGAAGGCTTAGGCGCGACTCCCTCAGGGGCTGAGGCCCCGTCCGTTGCAGGGGTGGCGGTGACCGGGCTGAAAGCCGATCCCTCCGAAAGCCTGTTGGCTGGGCTGGGCTGCGGCTGGGCTGGTTTGTCGAATGGTGAGATCGGCCGGGGCGATTTGTCGAAGGGCGATGAATGGACCGGCGGTGCGGCTGGCGTGCTGGTCTGTTCGAGCAGAGAAGCGGCCTTTTCCACTACGGACGCACGGTGTGCATCCTCCGGTTGCGATGACACGGTTGGGGTGGGTGCGGACGAAGCTACCGTGGCCGATATGGGCGAAGGCCGGGTAGGTGCTTCAGGTGAGGGTGCAGTGGCCGGTGCGGGCTGGTTTTGTCCACTCGCACGTCCCTGAAGGACGTGGGGCCCGGATTCCGTTTGGTCCTGGACAGGGGAGTTCGCTGCTTCGGCCTGGGTGGTTTGTGCTGGCGAGCTGGATTGAGGTTTTCCCGCATCAGCGGTGCGCGACGATGGCGTCGGCGTGGCAGGGCGCGGGGCCGGCGTCGGAGTAGCGATGCGGCGCGTGGTGTCGGGCCGCGGGAGTTGGGAGAGGAAGTGCTCCATGGGGAGCAGGCGCTGGAGGTGGACGAGCTTGAGCAGGCCGAGTTCGAGGTGAAAGCGCTGTTCCTGCCGGAAGCCGAGGTCGTCGAAGGTGCGCAGCATGACCTGCATGAAGCGGGTGAGCTCCTCTTCGGTGAAGAGCATGGCGGAGCGTGCGGCGCGGCGGCGTTCGTCGGGGGAGATCTGGAGGAGTTCGGTGTCGGGCGAGTCGGGGGTGAGGTTCGCGATCTTGGCGACGACAGTGTTGCGGAGGTAGCGGACGAACTGCCGGGCGATCTGGGCGGGGGAGTTGCCGGCGTCGAGCAGGCGGTTGGCGGTGGTGAGGACGCCAGAGGCCGAGTTGGCCGAAACGTGTTCGAGTATCTCTTCGAAGACGGTGTTTGGCACGGAGCCCATGAGGTCGCGGATTTCGGCGGCGGAGAGCTGGGGCTTGGCGATGCCACCTTCCTGCACGACGGGAGCGGAGGCGATGGCCTGGTCCATGATGGACAGCGCGTCGCGCATGGAGCCGTCGCCGGCTTCGGCGAGCAGGTCGAGGGCGGCGTCGTCGGCGAGCACGTTCT contains:
- a CDS encoding cytochrome c oxidase subunit I, with product MNRETQSAATASTLSDARHLVGTVVRPRWREHQRIGLGYLGIALFALGIGAFLSLLMRVHRVLPALSLPFLGVSRPEDYLAWVTMHGTLMVFFVLTVAPLSGFANLVLPEQLGSRTMALPLVNKVALWLTALALLVLLAAFFVPGGIPIGGWSAYPPLSVLPDAGPGQATGMDLWLLSLAIFCIASTLGAVNLVVTVIRCRCAGMTYERMPLTVWSWLVTSLLTVLAFSVLLAALVMLFCDRHLGTAFFVPSLTWVSGAVQQRVGGGSPLLWLHLFWFFGHPEVYIAILPGMGLVTMLLGTFARRRIIGYRLMIGTTWLIGVLGLLVWGHHMFVAGLNPFAGTAFEVSTMAIALPSTAKVLNWLVILWRSRPKMQTPMLWALGFVSIFVTGGLTGPILAQPALDSYLHNTFFVVGHFHLIMAMAALFGIFAGVAYWFPLMTGRMLSERLGRWHFWWTVFFAYNTFFPMLLTGLSGEPRHYAQLDGLAGVAGALVRSTLPLERHITASAILLATGQLLWVANVIRSWRRGQPATPNSWLSTTMEWAPQDTDLICHRAPCEYGLPSQPADHRAVFADTDESGAPFLPQWATEPTAE
- a CDS encoding cytochrome c oxidase subunit II, which codes for MQFHWHMPANAALHGAALDGQMRLNLAIFAALCVLAQALLVAGILLRRGPQPLGHKRWRLEYVPIAAFTALFFALAWHSERLWAAMRYGGADPAAMQVEAIGMQFAWYFRYPGKDAAFGSTNLRLVAPGEGNPAGIDPADERGRDDFVRSALVLPAGREVDLRLRALDVIHGFSIPALRIKQNALPGQVFHIHFTPSIPGEYSILCTQVCGLGHYRMQAVVRVLPAAEFDTWVREQRP
- the recR gene encoding recombination mediator RecR — encoded protein: MERFAQPMARLIDELRKLPGVGAKSAQRLAFHILRSPESDAEALSNAIRALKAQLRLCSVCNNVTDVDPCIYCASPTRSHRTVCVVEEPTNIAAIEKTRGFNGVYHVLHGTLSPLNGIGPEQLRTANLFNRLAEIDEAILALSPTVEGEATSHWLANELHRAQSREHPIRITRIATGVPAGSDIEYADEITMSRALEHRREL
- a CDS encoding serine hydrolase — protein: MRTPRPLQIALGAILAAAAAHAQTAPKPPAPHYPTPADAAKEIADLPERLADIAVAHHGKVALYAIQLNTGKTAAIDADHVVQTASTIKLALLWEAERQVALGKANWSDKITLQPGEGVAGSGILHFLDTPVTLTLKDVATMMVIVSDNTATNLMIDRFPTAQVDADMLALGLDQTWLYKKVMKPATGPMPADQPKYGLGKTTPRQIASLMERLGRCQLNLPGTPTIDPAKATAACAVGLDMLRNQFYRETVPRYLEGVDSSEEGSAIASKTGSLNATRSDVAIVAAKTGPIVMAIYTYDNEDQGWSVDNEGEVTIAKLAQAIANTWSPAGTDAKQLKPGLGLLVSAGAAAGKRSATATPQ
- a CDS encoding YbaB/EbfC family nucleoid-associated protein codes for the protein MDMSKLQEMLGQAQQMQSSMEQKMSQTVAEASSGGGLVTARVNGRKELLRLKIDPTALSASGSDVEMLEDLITAAINEAGRKADQQMQSASQDMLGGLDLNNLLG
- the dnaX gene encoding DNA polymerase III subunit gamma/tau; amino-acid sequence: MPYQVLARKYRPLRFGDVVGQDHVTRTLQNALEQGRVAHGYIFSGHRGIGKTTIARILASALNCQRTIGSPERPTPEPCLTCDSCREIRQGNAVDVIEIDAATNRGIDEIRELRDAARYRPARDRFKIYILDEAHQITDAAFNALLKTLEEPPEHIVFMMATTEPENIPQTIRSRCQHFSFHAVKLDDILGQLRKIAVDENVLADDAALDLLAEAGDGSMRDALSIMDQAIASAPVVQEGGIAKPQLSAAEIRDLMGSVPNTVFEEILEHVSANSASGVLTTANRLLDAGNSPAQIARQFVRYLRNTVVAKIANLTPDSPDTELLQISPDERRRAARSAMLFTEEELTRFMQVMLRTFDDLGFRQEQRFHLELGLLKLVHLQRLLPMEHFLSQLPRPDTTRRIATPTPAPRPATPTPSSRTADAGKPQSSSPAQTTQAEAANSPVQDQTESGPHVLQGRASGQNQPAPATAPSPEAPTRPSPISATVASSAPTPTVSSQPEDAHRASVVEKAASLLEQTSTPAAPPVHSSPFDKSPRPISPFDKPAQPQPSPANRLSEGSAFSPVTATPATDGASAPEGVAPKPSVGPGPRIVPPLAQPGAKTGPDPSTGIDAHLPPIDSYELDALNVQDGDTEPPPPPDREAQATAEPSSEASTLQAAAVEALFATGSQNSAAEQLEETTWTVTRGEVQIQTSLSKPLMNTIFRADTQAIIRGAIANKGGAGLKLVFLPGTVANKATAAPKKPRTGSAQAKALEHPTVQAAQRLFNAEITNVFDLRKD